One genomic region from Candidatus Methylomirabilota bacterium encodes:
- the rpsI gene encoding 30S ribosomal protein S9 — translation MAVLDRFYGTGRRKTSVARVWIRPGAGRIVVNRRPFEDYFPRETLRMIIAQPLQLTNTAEQFDVLVSVAGGGPSGQAGAVRHGIARALVQFDDKLRLPLKKAGLLTRDPRMRERKKYGQPGARQKFQYSKR, via the coding sequence ATGGCCGTTCTCGATCGCTTCTACGGGACCGGCCGGCGGAAGACCTCCGTGGCGCGGGTGTGGATCCGGCCGGGGGCGGGGCGGATCGTCGTCAACCGCCGGCCCTTCGAGGACTACTTCCCTCGCGAGACGCTGCGGATGATCATCGCGCAGCCGCTGCAGTTGACGAACACCGCGGAACAATTCGACGTGCTCGTCAGCGTCGCCGGTGGCGGCCCCTCGGGCCAGGCCGGCGCGGTGCGCCACGGAATTGCGCGGGCCCTCGTGCAGTTCGACGACAAGCTCCGCCTGCCTCTGAAGAAGGCCGGACTCCTGACGCGCGATCCCCGGATGCGCGAGCGCAAGAAATACGGTCAGCCCGGCGCGCGCCAGAAGTTCCAGTACTCCAAGCGGTAG
- the rplM gene encoding 50S ribosomal protein L13 produces the protein MPTPMPKESEIERKWFVVDADSQVLGRLASRVAAILRGKHKPTFTPHLDVGDHVVVVNAEKVHLTGRKLRDKMYRWHTGYIGHLREVNAEKMLRTHPERVIEWAVQGMLPKNRLGRAMAKKLKVYRGAAHPHQAQQPAPLPAGLGPKTGGR, from the coding sequence ATGCCGACGCCGATGCCGAAGGAGAGTGAGATCGAACGGAAATGGTTTGTCGTCGACGCCGACAGCCAGGTGCTCGGGCGCCTGGCGAGCCGCGTCGCGGCAATTCTGCGCGGCAAGCACAAGCCGACCTTCACGCCCCATCTCGACGTCGGCGACCATGTGGTGGTGGTGAACGCCGAGAAGGTGCACCTCACCGGACGCAAGCTGCGCGACAAGATGTACCGCTGGCACACGGGCTATATCGGCCATCTGCGCGAGGTGAATGCGGAAAAGATGCTCAGGACCCATCCCGAGCGCGTGATCGAGTGGGCCGTGCAGGGCATGCTGCCGAAGAACCGGTTGGGGCGGGCGATGGCCAAAAAGCTGAAGGTCTACCGCGGCGCGGCGCATCCCCATCAGGCGCAGCAGCCTGCCCCGCTGCCGGCGGGCCTCGGGCCGAAGACGGGAGGCCGCTGA